The genomic stretch GTGGCGCGCCATTGTTAGGACTTAACGGCCTTGTTGTCAAATGCCATGGTTCTTCGGATGCACTCGCTGTGAAGAACGCTGTAAGGCAAGCACGCAGCGCTATTCAAGGCCAGTTGATCGAAACGATAGCAGCAGAAATAAACGGGAAGTGAGTGTGTGAAATGGGTTTACATCCTGTAGGAATTATCGGAACGGGTAAATACGTGCCTGAACGTATTTTGACGAACAAAGAGCTTGAAGCAATGGTGGAGACAAATGATGAATGGATCGTAACGCGTACGGGCATTAAGGAACGCCGCCTTGCAGCAGCAGAAGAAGCGACCTCTGATCTTGCTTTGCATGCATCACGGAAAGCTATTGCTGCGGCAGGCTTGACTGCTGAGGACATCGACCTCATTATCGTTGCGACGATTACTCCGGATATGTTCTTTCCATCGACGGCTTGTCTTCTTCAAGATAAGCTGGGCGCGAAGAAGGCTGCGGCATTCGATTTGTCAGCTGCATGCTCAGGTTTTATTTATGGACTCGCGACGGGCTCGAGCATGATTGCAAGCGGCTTGTATAAGCATGTGCTTGTTGTTGGCGCAGAGACGCTGTCACGAATTACAGATTACACAGATCGCAATACTTGTATCCTCTTCGGTGACGGTGCAGGCGCAGTAGTGCTTGGACAGGTAGAAGAAGGTCGCGGCTTCCAAGCATTCAAGCTTGGAGCTGACGGAAGCGGCGGGGAATTGCTTAAAGTGAGCGGCGGAGGCTCCCGTATCCCTTCTTCGGAGGAGAGCGTTCAGACGAAGCAGCATTTTATCCATATGGCCGGCAACGATGTATTTAAATTTGCGGTAAGAATTATGGGTAGTGTTGCGGAAGAAGCGTTAGAGATGGCAGGCATTGCGAAGGAAGAAATTGATCTTCTCGTTCCGCATCAAGCGAATATACGAATTATTCAATCCGCTATGAACCGACTGAACTTGTCGGAGGATAAAGCGATGATCAACTTAGATAAATACGGCAATATGTCCTCCGCATCTATTCCGGTTGCACTAGCGGAATCAGTCGAGCAGGGTCGAGTGAGCGACGGTGATAAAATCGTTCTTGTCGGCTTTGGCGGCGGCTTGACTTGGGGCGCTTCAGTTCTAGTTTGGTAATCTTATTAATGGAGGAACCGCATTGAGTAAAACAGCATTTGTATTTCCTGGTCAAGGCGCACAGGTCGTTGGAATGGGGAAGGATGTTTACGACGCATTTGATCGTTCGCGCTCTATTGTTGAGCAAGCCGATGAAGCGCTGGGTTTTTCATTAAGCAGTATTATTTTCGAAGGACCTGATGAGGTGCTTAAGCAAACGGCGAACACCCAGCCTGCTTTGCTCACCGTTAGTGTCGCTTTTCTTGAAGCTTTAGCTGAATGCGGGTTGAAGCCTGATTTTGTTGCAGGTCACAGTCTGGGAGAATACAGTGCGCTTGTTGCTGCAGGTGTGCTCTCATTTGAGGACGCCGTTCGTACGGTACGCGCTCGCGGTCAATTTATGGAGCAAGCCGTTCCAAGCGGACAAGGTGCGATGGCGGCAGTGCTTGGCGCTGAGCGCGAGACGCTTGCCGCGCTTTGCGCAGCGATTACGTCGGAGGGCTCAGCAGTTGAGCTTGCTAATGTGAACTGCCCGGGACAAATTGTCGTATCCGGTACAGCAGCAGGCGTAGCAGCGGTCGTTGAACGAGGCAAGGAGGAGGCGGGCGCTAAGCGGGTCATTCCACTCGAAGTTAGCGGGCCGTTTCATTCATCGCTGATGAAGCCTGCCGCGGATAATTTGATGCTTACGCTTGCAGCTATTGAAATGAAGGATGCTGCTATTCCCGTTGTTGCCAATGTGACGGCAAAATCGGTTACAGCCGCCGCAGACATTCGGAGCTTGCTTGTGGAGCAGGTATATTCTCCTGTTCTGTGGGAAGACAGTGTTCGGTATCTAATCGAGCAAGGCGTAGATACATTTGTGGAGATTGGTTCAGGCACGGTGCTAGCCGGCTTGATCAAAAAAATCGATAAAAATCTACGTATCGTTTCGGTAAACAGCATCTCTGCGATAGAAGCGCTTAAGGGATAAGAATAATAGGGTGGAGGGATTCGATGTTTGCCAGCTTGGAAGGAAAGAAAGCACTCGTTACCGGAGCATCGCGTGGTATTGGCAGAGCGATTGCTGTCGCGCTCGCCGAAGCAGGAGCTGATGTTGCCATCAATTATTCAGGCAGCGAGGCAGCAGCTGCAGAAACTGCAGAGGCAGTAGAGGCGCTTGGCAGACGTGCAATCGTCATCAAAGCGAATGTTGGTAAAGTAGTCGAGTTTGACTCGATGGTTAAGGAAGTTATTGAGCAATTTGGCGCAATCGACATTTTGGTGAATAATGCAGGTATTACTAGAGATAATTTAATCATGCGCATGAAGGAAGACGAGTTCGACCAAGTCATTGAAACGAACCTTAAAGGTGTATTTAATGGCATTAAAGCGGTCACTCGCTCGATGATGAAGCAGCGTTATGGCCGCATTATTAACATTTCTTCCGTGGTTGGCGTTATCGGCAATCCAGGTCAGGCGAATTATGTTGCGGCTAAAGCGGGTGTCATTGGTCTTACTAAGGCTAGTGCGCGCGAGCTTGCTTCCAGGGGCATTACTGTTAACTGTGTTGCCCCTGGATTTATACAAACCGAGATGACAGACAAGCTTCCGGAAGAAATGCGTCAATCGTTGACTGGCCAAATTCCGCTTGCCCGTCTCGGTGATCCGAGTGACATCGCAAGCGCTGTTCGTTTTCTTGCTTCGGATGCCTCAGCCTATATGACTGGGCAGACGATTCATGTGGATGGCGGCATGTATATGTAACACTGATTAATTTGGCAATCTGGAATTAAAACGGTTACGTATGGCATTTTATCTTTAATTCTCGTATAATACCATGGAGGAGGTGAACCGGATGTCCGAAGTAGTAGATCGCGTAAAACGTATCGTCATCGACCGACTTGGCGTAGACGAAGCGGAAGTAACACTTGAAGCTTCATTTAAAGATGACCTCGGCGCTGACTCTCTTGATGTCGTTGAATTGGTCATGGAGCTAGAAGACGAGTTTGATATGGAAATTTCTGATGAAGATGCTGAGACAATCACCACTGTGGGAGAAGTTGTTAAATACATACAATCTCATACGTAAGAAGGACAGTCCCGTTTATAACAAACGGGACTTCTCTCCATCTAGTTGATTTTTTACTTAGACAAAGCTGAAAATTGTTGTTTAGTATACGCATAATATTTATACCTCCTTATATTTCGAGCGTAAAGGTTCAAACTGTCTATAAACGGTCTGGCTTGTATTTATCGAGAAATATAAGCAGGGTATACGCGTTGCAGTCATATCGACTTATATTTAACAAAGATGATGCAGCTTGCTCATCTATTTTGCTGGACATTGAGGTGAATCGAATGAAACAAAGAGTGGTTGTTACGGGTATGGGGGTTATTACCTCGCTCGGTTCCGATTTGGAGCAATTTTGGGGAAACCTGCTAGAAGGTAAATCAGGGGTATCGGTTGTTGAGGCGTTCGATTTTTCTGAATACCCGACCTATATTGCCGCAGAGATAAAAAACTTCAGTCCCGAGAATTACGGTTTAGATAAAAAAGAAGCGCGCAGAATGGATCGATTTGTACAGTTTGCAGCAGTCGCAAGCCAATTGGCGGTTAAAGATGCTGACTTGCAAATTGGTCAAAATGCGGATGCAGAGCGTGTGGGCGTTATGGTTGGCTCCGGCATCGGCGGACTTGGCACATGGGAGGACCAGCATAATATTTTGCTTGAGAAGGGTCCTAAGCGCGTTAGTCCATTCTTTATTCCGATGATGATCGCGAATATGGCTTCTGGACAAGTATCGATGCTGACTGGTGCGAAGGGTCCGAACAGTACAGCGGTCACCGCTTGTGCAACGGGTACTCATTCCATAGGCGACTCCTTCAAATTGATTCAACGCGGCGACGCCGACGTGATGATTGCTGGCGGTGCAGAGGCGACGATTAGACCAACGGGTATGGCTGGCTTTTGCTCGATGCGCGCGATGTCTGTTCGCAATGATGAGCCTGAGAAAGCAAGCCGTCCGTTTGATGTTGATCGTGATGGTTTTGTTATGGGTGAGGGCGCTGGCGTAATGGTGCTTGAATCATTAGAGCATGCGCAAGCACGCGGGGCGAAAATCTATTGCGAAGTTATTGGCTACGGCATGAGCGGTGATGCCCATCATATGACCGAGCCAGACCCGGACGGTGCTGCTCGCTGCATGGTGAAGGCGTTTAAGGATGCTGGAATTGAGCCATCCGAGATCGACTACATCAACGCACACGGCACATCTACTCCTGTCGGTGATCGTTCCGAGACCAAAGCGATTAAGAAAGCGCTCGGTGATCATGCCTACAAGGTAGCGGTAAGCTCGACAAAATCGATGACAGGTCATTTGCTCGGTGCTGCAGGTGGCGTTGAAGCTGTAATACTAGGCTTGACGCTCAAAAACGGCATCATTGCACCGACCATTAATTTAGAAAATCAAGATCCAGAGTGTGATCTGGATTATGTACCTAATAAACCGCGCGAAGCTAATGTAAAGATAGCATTATCCAATTCATTCGGCTTTGGCGGACACAACGCTTCGATTGTGATGAAAGTTTATGAAGCGTGATTCCTTCTATGAGCTGCAGCAGCGACTGCAGCTCAGCTTTAAGCGGACGAAGCTGCTGCGACAAGCCTTTACGCACACCTCATATGTGAACGAGCATAAACGCGGATCGGCTCAGGATAATGAGCGTCTTGAGTTTTTGGGTGACGCGGTGCTTCAACTGCTTGTGTCGGAATATTTGTTCTCCGCGTACCCGCAGCGCCCAGAGGGTGAGCTTACAAGAATGCGTGCTTCCATCGTTTGTGAGCCTTCCTTGGCACAATTCGCGGAACGGCTGGAGCTAGGCTCGCATGTGCTGCTTGGCCGCGGTGAAGAACAGCTTGGCGGTAGGCAGCGTCAGGCGCTGCTTGCAGATTTGTTCGAATCATTTGTTGGAGCGATCTTTCTAGATGCGGGTATTGAACAAACAAGAGCATTCCTAAATGAGCATATGTTCCCCTTTGTTGAGTCGAACGACTACGGCCTGCTGGTTAAGGATGCAAAGTCCAAGCTGCAGGAGCGTTCACAGCATCATGGGCTTGGGGCGGTTGAATACCGTATCATAGAAGAGCGCGGTCCTGCGCATGATCGTGAGTTTGTTGTTGAGGTTTATCTCGGTGAAGAGCGCTTTGGCGTTGGAAGCGGGAGAACGAAGAAGGAAGCGGAGCAGCGTGCTGCTGCTGAAGCATGGCGAACCCTATCGCAGGAGCAAGCCTAGTCAGCGAAGAGAGTGTCCAGAGCAGGTCATGCGATCTGATGGATGCTCTCTTTTTCTGTTAAAAGAAGGGTAAAGCGGATCGCTGAATATTGCCTTAGGCTTGTTTTTACGATATGTTTTTGCGCGTTAATATGGTTATCAAGGCCCATAAGTTATGATACAATGAGGGGTGAGGTGAACACCAAGACATGTTTTTGAAACGGATTGAACTATCAGGCTTTAAGTCTTTCGCCGATCGAACTGAAATGGAATTCGTGACCGGGATCACTGCGGTTGTAGGACCAAATGGCAGCGGTAAAAGCAACATTTCAGATGGTATAAGATGGGTTCTTGGTGAGCAAAGCGCCAAGAGTCTGCGCGGCGGCAAGATGGAGGATATTATTTTTTCCGGCAGCGATGCTCGGAAGGCTGTCAACTATAGCGAGGTTTCTCTGACCCTCGACAATACTGACGGCGCGTTGCCGCTTGAATATAACGAGGTTACGGTCACTAGGCGTGTGCATCGGAGCGGTGATAGTGAGTATTTGATTAATAAACAGCCATGCCGGCTAAAAGATATTACCGAGCTATTTATGGATACAGGTATCGGTAAAGAAGCCTATTCCATTATTGGACAAGGCCGAATAGAAGAAATTTTAAGTACGCGATCGGAGGATCGCCGCGGTATTTTTGAGGAAGCGTCCGGTATTGTGAAATATAAGTCGCGTAAACGCGAGGCACAGAGAAAGCTTGATGAAACGGAGCAAAATCTGCTGCGTATTCATGATCTTGTCACAGAGCTTGAAGATCAAGTCAGTCCGCTTCGCAAGCAGTCGGAGAAAGCGATTCATTTCAAATCGCTTAAAGGGCAGCTGAAAACAAAAGAGATCTCCATGTATGTACATAACATTGAACAGATTCATGGGTCATGGACCGAGGCAAGCGGCAAGCTTGAACGGTTAAAGCAGGAGGAGCTTCAGCTATCGACTGTTGTTAGCAAGCATGATGCGCATCTAGAGAAGGATCGTCAGCAGCTGCGTGAGCTGGAGGTCGAGCTGGATCAGCTGCATGAAGCGATGCTGCAAATTGGCGAAGATTTTGAAAAATGTGAAGGCTATGGCGAGGTTCTCAAAGAACGCAAACGAAATTTGGAGCAAAATAAACGGCAGCTGGAAGAGTCCATTGCGGCGCAGGATGATCGTATTGGAAAGTTAACGCAGGAGGAAGCGGAATTCCGAAGCCGTGCAGCCGTGCTGCAGCTGCAGCTCGCGGATCTTCGCGCAAAGATTTCCGATGAGGAAGCTCGTTTATTGGGTGTAGTTGGGGGCGCAGTGGCTGATGCAGAGGAGACGCTTAAAGGCGAGCTGCTAGAGGTGCTTAGCGCAATGGCTCAGCATCGCAATGAAATTCGATATGCAGCTCAGCAGCAGGAAACGCTTCAGCGGCGGATGGAGCGAATTAGTGAGGATGAGACGAAGTGGCTGGAGCAGCAAGCGAGGCTCGATGCTAGGCGTTTGGAGCTAGCAGAGGCTTTGGAGACTACACTTGCTAGGCTAGAGCAGGCAAGAAACAAAACACTTACGGAATCGGAGCAAATAAGAGCCATTTCGCAAGGCTTGGAAGAAGTGACCTTGGCGATACGCAAGTGGGAGCAAAAGCTCGACAGCCATGTTTCGAGAAGAGACACGATGAAGGAAATGCAGGATGCGCTCGATGGCTTCCAGCAGGGCGTAAAAGAGGTGCTGAAAGCTTCACGGAGAAGCAATGGCGCCATCACTGGCGTTCATGGTGCGGTAGCGGAGCTTGTTCGTGTGCCGGAACGTATTGAGGTCGCTGTAGAAACGGCGCTTGGCGGCGCTTTGCAGCATGTTGTTATGGAGGATGAGAAGAGTGCACGAACGGCAATTGCTTTTCTAAAGCAGCGTCAGCTGGGCCGTGCAACCTTTCTTCCTCTGGATGTCATTCGCGGCAGACAAGTGTCTGAGCATGATAAGCGGACAGCAGAATCTGTCGAGGGCTTCGTGGGCGTTGCGGCTGACTTAGTTAGCTCCGAAGATCGCTACTCGGCAATTGTGAACAGCTTGCTTGGCAATGTTCTGCTTGCCGAAACGCTGGAGCAAGCGAACCGCATTGCATCGAAATGCCAGTATCGCTATCGTGTCGTAACGCTTGAAGGCGATGTCGTTAACGCTGGCGGCTCCATGACGGGCGGCAGCTTGCAGAAGAAAGGCGCGAGCCTGCTTGGTCGTCAACGGCAAATAGATGCGCTTGATCAAGAAATTGCTGATGCCGAAAGAATGGTCGCTCAACTGCGGAACAAGCTTAGCGACTTGCGCAAAGAGCATTCCATACGTACGCATAATATAGAAGAGCTGCGTGTGGAAGGCGAGAAAAGCCGAATTGAAGAGCAGCAAATTAGAGCAGAAATTCAGCAGCTTCATAATGAAGCTAAACATTTGGACGAGCAGCGGCAGCTGTATTCAGCAGACCGTAATACGCATCTGTCCGAGCAGAAGGATGTGCAGAAAGCTGCGGCAGCAGCAGAGCTCCGTTTAGAGCAGCTGGTTGTGGATGAAGCTCGGCTGCAAGAAGCGATCCGTTTGGCTGAGGAACGCCGCAAGGCAAGCGAATCTGCCAAAGAAGAGCTTCAGGGTCAGCTAACCGACATTAAGATCGCAGCTGCCAAAACAGATCAAGAGAGACTCTCTTTCGAGGATCAATCGGCACGTGTACGCACCGATATTGTGCGGGCCAAGCAGGAGCTTGGAGGGCTGCGCTCATTGTTTATTCAACAAGAAGAGGAGCTCGAGAGGCACACCACAGAGTCAGTTCAGCAAATAGAGCAGCTCAATCATCTTCGTATTAAGAAGCAGCAATGCGCGGAGACAACAGATCTTAAGAGATCTGCTCGCGCGCAGCGTATTGCTGAGCTCGATCTTGGCGAGAGTGAGACGAAGGAGCAGCGTGCGCAGTTAAGACAAGTGGAAGACCAGATGAGGCAAACCGAGATTGCGGCAAATCGGCTGGATGTGGAGCTCGATAATTTATTGCGCAAGCTGAGTGAGGAATATGAGCTGAGCTATGAGCTGGCTAAAGAGCAGTATCCTGTACCGGAAGATGTTGTCGGGACGCAAAATGAGGTTAGAGACATTAAACGTCAAATCTCATCGCTTGGTGAGGTGAACTTAGGCGCAATCGAGGAATACGAGCGAGTGAGTGAACGGTTTGAGTTTTTGACTGAACAAAAAGATGATTTGGTAGATGCGAAGACGACGCTGTATCAGGTCATTCGTGAGATGGATGATGAAATGTCGAAACGGTTCAAAGCGACCTTTGAAGCGATCCGCGGCCATTTTGTTATCGTATTCGCGAAGCTGTTCGGCGGCGGCAGAGCAGATCTGGTACTCGTTGATCCGGAGCGAGTGCTGGATACGGGGATTGATATCGTCGCCCAGCCTCCTGGCAAGAAGCTGCAAAACCTGCAGCTGTTATCAGGCGGAGAGCGCGCACTAACTGCAATTGCGCTGCTATTTGCGATATTACAGGTTAAGCCTGTGCCGTTCTGTGTACTTGATGAGGTTGAGGCAGCGCTTGATGAAGCCAACGTCTCGCGCTTTGCCCAATATTTGCGAGAGTTTTCAGAGCTTACACAGTTTATTGTCGTTACGCACCGCAAAGGCACGATGGAAGAAGCAGATGTGTTATACGGCGTTACGATGGAGGAAGGCGGCGTATCGAAGCTGGTGTCGGTGCGCTTGGAGGATGAAGAGTCGGTATCCGCATAAATACGCATTTAAATAGAAGGCAATGGATGGATGGGGAGTTGAAACGATGAGTTTTTTTAAAAAGCTGAAGGAAAGCATCGCGACAAAAACAGAAGCGGTAACGAATATTTTTAAAGAAGGCTTGACGAAGACGCGTACTGCGTTCGTAGAAAAGGTTGAGGAGCTGATTACCCGCCGCAAAAAAATCGACGAGCTGTTTTATGAGGAGCTTGAAGAGATTCTCATTGGCGCAGACGTTGGTGTCAACACTGTTATGCAGCTAATCGACGAGCTTCGCGTTGAGGTGAAGAAGCGCAAGATTGAAGACGCTGCAGATTTGCAGCCGATTCTCTCTGAGAAGCTGATTCAGCTTATGAAAGGTGACGATCATTCGGGTCTTAATATGGCACCGAGCGGCATTACCGTTATTTTGTTCGTGGGCGTCAATGGTGTAGGCAAAACGACAACCATTGGCAAGCTGGCTCATAAGTTCAAAAGCGAAGGGAAAAGCGTGCTTATGGCAGCGGGAGATACATTCCGTGCCGGTGCGATCGAGCAGCTGGAGGTATGGGGAAATCGTGTAGGTGTTGACGTCATTAAACAGCAGTCAGGATCAGATCCCGCGGCGGTTATGTTTGATGCGGTGCAGGCTGCTAAGCAGCGTGGCGTCGATGTGCTTCTTTGCGATACAGCAGGCAGACTGCAAAATAAATCGAATCTGATGGAGGAGCTCAATAAGATTTTTCGTGTCATTCAGCGTGAGCTGCCGGATGCTCCGCATGAGGTTCTTCTGGTGCTCGATGCAACTACCGGTCAAAATGCACTTAGCCAAGCGAAGCTGTTTGGTGAGAAGAGCGGTGTAACGGGTCTTGTCCTGACAAAGCTCGATGGTACTGCTAAGGGCGGCATCGTTATCGCGATTCGCAATGAGCTTAGTCTGCCGGTGAAGCTGGTAGGACTCGGTGAGAAAATGGGAGATCTCCAGCAGTTCGACTCGGAGCAATTCATTCATGCTTTATTTGCTGGATTAATTCAGCGCGAGGAAGAGGAAGACTCCGAAAAAACGGTGGAATAATGCGTGATTGAGATGCGGCTGCGGCTTGCTGCAGCAGCTTGTAAAGGTGACAAGGTAAAATGCTTGACAGCAGCCTATAGCATCGTGTATTATAAAAGACGTTGTCAGGTGTAAAGGTATTTACCTTGTCGGTGACACAAAAGAAATAGCAGGAGGGGCTGAGGGGATGAAAGCAAATGAACCAGATGCCTTATCCAAGACGACCCGAATAAACTTGTTGTTCGACTTTTACGAGCTGCTCTTAACAGAGAAGCAGCGGACGTTTCTCAAATATTATTTTCACGATGATTTCTCACTTGGAGAAATTTCAGCTGAGTTCGGCATTAGCCGGCAGGCGGTATACGAGCATATCAAACGTGCTGAGCAAATGCTTGAGAGCTATGAGAGTAAGCTTGGCTTGCTCGTAAAGCATGAATCGATTTCACTATTGACTGCACAGCTTGT from Paenibacillus sp. FSL H8-0548 encodes the following:
- the smc gene encoding chromosome segregation protein SMC — its product is MFLKRIELSGFKSFADRTEMEFVTGITAVVGPNGSGKSNISDGIRWVLGEQSAKSLRGGKMEDIIFSGSDARKAVNYSEVSLTLDNTDGALPLEYNEVTVTRRVHRSGDSEYLINKQPCRLKDITELFMDTGIGKEAYSIIGQGRIEEILSTRSEDRRGIFEEASGIVKYKSRKREAQRKLDETEQNLLRIHDLVTELEDQVSPLRKQSEKAIHFKSLKGQLKTKEISMYVHNIEQIHGSWTEASGKLERLKQEELQLSTVVSKHDAHLEKDRQQLRELEVELDQLHEAMLQIGEDFEKCEGYGEVLKERKRNLEQNKRQLEESIAAQDDRIGKLTQEEAEFRSRAAVLQLQLADLRAKISDEEARLLGVVGGAVADAEETLKGELLEVLSAMAQHRNEIRYAAQQQETLQRRMERISEDETKWLEQQARLDARRLELAEALETTLARLEQARNKTLTESEQIRAISQGLEEVTLAIRKWEQKLDSHVSRRDTMKEMQDALDGFQQGVKEVLKASRRSNGAITGVHGAVAELVRVPERIEVAVETALGGALQHVVMEDEKSARTAIAFLKQRQLGRATFLPLDVIRGRQVSEHDKRTAESVEGFVGVAADLVSSEDRYSAIVNSLLGNVLLAETLEQANRIASKCQYRYRVVTLEGDVVNAGGSMTGGSLQKKGASLLGRQRQIDALDQEIADAERMVAQLRNKLSDLRKEHSIRTHNIEELRVEGEKSRIEEQQIRAEIQQLHNEAKHLDEQRQLYSADRNTHLSEQKDVQKAAAAAELRLEQLVVDEARLQEAIRLAEERRKASESAKEELQGQLTDIKIAAAKTDQERLSFEDQSARVRTDIVRAKQELGGLRSLFIQQEEELERHTTESVQQIEQLNHLRIKKQQCAETTDLKRSARAQRIAELDLGESETKEQRAQLRQVEDQMRQTEIAANRLDVELDNLLRKLSEEYELSYELAKEQYPVPEDVVGTQNEVRDIKRQISSLGEVNLGAIEEYERVSERFEFLTEQKDDLVDAKTTLYQVIREMDDEMSKRFKATFEAIRGHFVIVFAKLFGGGRADLVLVDPERVLDTGIDIVAQPPGKKLQNLQLLSGGERALTAIALLFAILQVKPVPFCVLDEVEAALDEANVSRFAQYLREFSELTQFIVVTHRKGTMEEADVLYGVTMEEGGVSKLVSVRLEDEESVSA
- the fabF gene encoding beta-ketoacyl-ACP synthase II — translated: MKQRVVVTGMGVITSLGSDLEQFWGNLLEGKSGVSVVEAFDFSEYPTYIAAEIKNFSPENYGLDKKEARRMDRFVQFAAVASQLAVKDADLQIGQNADAERVGVMVGSGIGGLGTWEDQHNILLEKGPKRVSPFFIPMMIANMASGQVSMLTGAKGPNSTAVTACATGTHSIGDSFKLIQRGDADVMIAGGAEATIRPTGMAGFCSMRAMSVRNDEPEKASRPFDVDRDGFVMGEGAGVMVLESLEHAQARGAKIYCEVIGYGMSGDAHHMTEPDPDGAARCMVKAFKDAGIEPSEIDYINAHGTSTPVGDRSETKAIKKALGDHAYKVAVSSTKSMTGHLLGAAGGVEAVILGLTLKNGIIAPTINLENQDPECDLDYVPNKPREANVKIALSNSFGFGGHNASIVMKVYEA
- the fabG gene encoding 3-oxoacyl-[acyl-carrier-protein] reductase, which gives rise to MFASLEGKKALVTGASRGIGRAIAVALAEAGADVAINYSGSEAAAAETAEAVEALGRRAIVIKANVGKVVEFDSMVKEVIEQFGAIDILVNNAGITRDNLIMRMKEDEFDQVIETNLKGVFNGIKAVTRSMMKQRYGRIINISSVVGVIGNPGQANYVAAKAGVIGLTKASARELASRGITVNCVAPGFIQTEMTDKLPEEMRQSLTGQIPLARLGDPSDIASAVRFLASDASAYMTGQTIHVDGGMYM
- the rnc gene encoding ribonuclease III, encoding MKRDSFYELQQRLQLSFKRTKLLRQAFTHTSYVNEHKRGSAQDNERLEFLGDAVLQLLVSEYLFSAYPQRPEGELTRMRASIVCEPSLAQFAERLELGSHVLLGRGEEQLGGRQRQALLADLFESFVGAIFLDAGIEQTRAFLNEHMFPFVESNDYGLLVKDAKSKLQERSQHHGLGAVEYRIIEERGPAHDREFVVEVYLGEERFGVGSGRTKKEAEQRAAAEAWRTLSQEQA
- a CDS encoding beta-ketoacyl-ACP synthase III, yielding MGLHPVGIIGTGKYVPERILTNKELEAMVETNDEWIVTRTGIKERRLAAAEEATSDLALHASRKAIAAAGLTAEDIDLIIVATITPDMFFPSTACLLQDKLGAKKAAAFDLSAACSGFIYGLATGSSMIASGLYKHVLVVGAETLSRITDYTDRNTCILFGDGAGAVVLGQVEEGRGFQAFKLGADGSGGELLKVSGGGSRIPSSEESVQTKQHFIHMAGNDVFKFAVRIMGSVAEEALEMAGIAKEEIDLLVPHQANIRIIQSAMNRLNLSEDKAMINLDKYGNMSSASIPVALAESVEQGRVSDGDKIVLVGFGGGLTWGASVLVW
- the ylxM gene encoding YlxM family DNA-binding protein codes for the protein MKANEPDALSKTTRINLLFDFYELLLTEKQRTFLKYYFHDDFSLGEISAEFGISRQAVYEHIKRAEQMLESYESKLGLLVKHESISLLTAQLVHSVNTFSIAEQDKQHLMSIIAQLELNE
- the ftsY gene encoding signal recognition particle-docking protein FtsY; the encoded protein is MSFFKKLKESIATKTEAVTNIFKEGLTKTRTAFVEKVEELITRRKKIDELFYEELEEILIGADVGVNTVMQLIDELRVEVKKRKIEDAADLQPILSEKLIQLMKGDDHSGLNMAPSGITVILFVGVNGVGKTTTIGKLAHKFKSEGKSVLMAAGDTFRAGAIEQLEVWGNRVGVDVIKQQSGSDPAAVMFDAVQAAKQRGVDVLLCDTAGRLQNKSNLMEELNKIFRVIQRELPDAPHEVLLVLDATTGQNALSQAKLFGEKSGVTGLVLTKLDGTAKGGIVIAIRNELSLPVKLVGLGEKMGDLQQFDSEQFIHALFAGLIQREEEEDSEKTVE
- the fabD gene encoding ACP S-malonyltransferase, which codes for MSKTAFVFPGQGAQVVGMGKDVYDAFDRSRSIVEQADEALGFSLSSIIFEGPDEVLKQTANTQPALLTVSVAFLEALAECGLKPDFVAGHSLGEYSALVAAGVLSFEDAVRTVRARGQFMEQAVPSGQGAMAAVLGAERETLAALCAAITSEGSAVELANVNCPGQIVVSGTAAGVAAVVERGKEEAGAKRVIPLEVSGPFHSSLMKPAADNLMLTLAAIEMKDAAIPVVANVTAKSVTAAADIRSLLVEQVYSPVLWEDSVRYLIEQGVDTFVEIGSGTVLAGLIKKIDKNLRIVSVNSISAIEALKG
- a CDS encoding acyl carrier protein — its product is MSEVVDRVKRIVIDRLGVDEAEVTLEASFKDDLGADSLDVVELVMELEDEFDMEISDEDAETITTVGEVVKYIQSHT